From Pseudochaenichthys georgianus unplaced genomic scaffold, fPseGeo1.2 scaffold_750_arrow_ctg1, whole genome shotgun sequence, the proteins below share one genomic window:
- the LOC117444209 gene encoding LOW QUALITY PROTEIN: NACHT, LRR and PYD domains-containing protein 12-like (The sequence of the model RefSeq protein was modified relative to this genomic sequence to represent the inferred CDS: inserted 1 base in 1 codon) — MEKSESLHKIYTEIYITRGDTTEVNKEHEIRQIEQASSKPDRPETPIRQEDLFKGSTERGKPIRAVMTKGVAGIGKTVLTQKFTLDWAEGKAHQDILFIFPFTFRELNVVRENKYSLVELVHHFFSETRDAGICRFDQFPVVFIFDGLDESRLPLDFLNTEVLTDVTESTSVDRLLTNLIRGKLLPSARLWITTRPAAANQIPPECVHMITEVRGFTDPQKEEYFRKRFRDQEQAGTIISHIKTSRSLHIMCHIPVFCWISASVLEDMLKTEGGELPKTLTEMYIHFLVVQSKVKNVKYHGGAETVPHMSPESRKMMESLGKLAFEQLQKGNLIFYESDLTECGIDIRAALVYSGVFTQVFKEVRGXYKDKVFCFVHLSVQEFLAALHVHLTFITSGVNLLSEEPATSRRPKLFRSKPKPKVKPTLTHLYQSAVDQALRSPNGHLDLFLRFLLGLSLETNQKLLRGLLTQTGSGSETNQETVQYIKEKMDEDLSAERSINLFHCLNELNDRSLVEEIQQSLSSGRLSTDKLSPAQWSALVFILLSSEEDLDVFDLNKYSASEKALLRLLPVVKASRKALLSVCKLSERSCAALSSVLSSQSSSLRELDLSNNDLPDSGVKLLSAGLESPHCELETLRLSGCDLSGRSCAALSSVLSSQSSSLRELDLSNNDLQDSGVKLLSAGLESPLCELETLRLSGCDLSGRSCAALSSVLSSQSSSLRELDLSNNDLQDSGVKLLSAGLESPLCELETLRLSVCKLSERSCAALSSVLSSQSSSLRELDLSNNDLQDSGVKLLSAGLESPLCELETLSLSGCLVSEEGCVSLASALSSSPSHLRELDLSYNHPGASGEKLLSAGLEDPLWRLETLRLDHGGEQRLKPGLRKYSCGLSLDSDTANRRLKLSEDNSKVTRVKREQPQPYPDHPERFDTSEQLMCREALTGRCYWEVEWSGWVRITVTYRGISRRGKRKDCWFGWNDQSWTLDCSGDGYFGWHNERSTYISSFSSSSRLSSSFFSSPSGRVAVYLDHAAGSLSFYRVSSGSLTHLHTFRTTFTEPLYAGFALYDTSSASLCPL, encoded by the exons ATGGAAAAATCTGAATCCCTACATAAAATCTACACGGAAATCTACATCACCAGGGGAGACACCACAGAGGTCAACAAGGAACATGAGATCAGACAGATCGAACAAGCATCCAGTAAACCAGACAGACCAGAAACACCCATCAGACAAGAAGACCTCTTTAAAGGCTCAACTGAAAGAGgtaaaccaatcagagcagtgaTGACAAAGGGCGTGGCTGGCATTGGGAAAACAGTCTTAACACAGAAGTTCACTCTGGACTGGGCTGAAGGCAAAGCCCACCAGGACATCCTGTTCATATTTCCCTTCACCTTCAGAGAGCTGAATGTGGTGAGAGAGAACAAGTACAGCTTGGTGGAACTCGTTCATCACTTCTTCTCTGAAACCAGAGACGCAGGAATCTGCAGATTTGATCAGTTCCCGGTCGTGTTCATCTTTGACGGTCTGGATGAGAGTCGACTTCCTCTGGACTTCCTCAACACTGAGGTCCTGACTGATGTCACAGAGTCCACCTCAGTGGATCGGCTGCTGACAAACCTCATCAGGGGGAAGCTGCTTCCCTCTGCTCGCCTCTGGATAACCACACGCCCtgcagcagccaatcagatcCCTCCTGAGTGTGTGCACATGATCACAGAGGTCCGAGGGTTCACTGACCCACAGAAggaggagtacttcaggaagagATTCAGAGATCAGGAGCAGGCCGGCACCATCATCTCCCACATCAAGACCTCACGAAGCCTCCACATCATGTGCCACATCCCAGtcttctgctggatctctgcttCAGTTCTGGAGGACATGTTGAAAACTGAGGGAGGAGAGCTGCCCAAGACCCTGACTGAGATGTACATCCACTTCCTGGTGGTTCAGTCCAAAGTGAAGAACGTCAAGTATCATGGAGGAGCTGAGACAGTTCCACACATGAGTCCAGAGAGCAGGAAGATGATGGAGTCTCTGGGGAAACTGGCTTTTGAGCAGCTGCAGAAAGGCAACCTGATCTTCTATGAGTCCGACCTGACAGAGTGTGGCATCGATATCAGAGCAGCCTTAGTGTACTCAGGAGTGTTCACACAGGTCTTTAAAGAGGTGAGAG CGTACAAGGACAAGGTGTTCTGCTTCGTCCATCTGAGCGTTCAGGAGTTTCTGGCTGCTCTTCATGTCCATCTGACCTTCATCACCTCTGGAGTCAACCTGCTGTCAGAAGAACCAGCAACCTCCAGGAGACCTAAACTATTCAGATCCAAACCCAAACCCAAAGTCAAACCTACACTAACACATCTCTACCAGAGTGCTGTGGACCAGGCCTTACGGAGTCCAAACGGACACCTGGACTTGTTCCTCCGCTTCCTCCTGGGTCTTTCACTGGAGACCAATCAGAAACTCCTACGAGGCCTGCtgacacagacaggaagtggctCAGAGACCAATCAGGAAACAGTCCAGTACATCAAGGAGAAGATGGATGAGGATCTGTCTGCAGAGAGAAGCATCAACCTGTTCCACTGTCTGAATGAACTGAATGATCGTTCTCTAGTGGAGGAGATCCAACAGTCCCTGAGTTCAGGACGTCTCTCCACAGATAAACTCTCTCCTGCTCAGTGGTCAGCTCTGGTCTTCATCTTACTGTCATCAGAAGAAGATCTGGACGTGTTTGACCTGAATAAATACTCTGCTTCAGAGAAGGCTCTTCTGAGGCTGCTGCCAGTGGTCAAAGCCTCCAGGAAGGCTCT GCTGAGTGTCTGCAAGCTGTCAGAGAGAAGCTGTGcagctctgtcctcagtccTCAGCTCCCAGTCCTCCAGTCTGAGAGAGCTGGACCTGAGTAACAACGACCTGCCGGATTCAGGAGTGAAGCTGCTGTCTGCTGGACTGGAGAGTCCACACTGTGAACTGGAGACTCTCAG GCTGAGTGGCTGTGACCTGTCAGGGAGAAGCTGTGcagctctgtcctcagtccTCAGCTCCCAGTCCTCCAGTCTGAGAGAGCTGGACCTGAGTAACAACGACCTGCAGGACTCAGGAGTGAAGCTGCTGTCTGCTGGACTGGAGAGTCCTCTCTGTGAACTGGAGACTCTCAG GCTGAGTGGCTGTGACCTGTCAGGGAGAAGCTGTGcagctctgtcctcagtccTCAGCTCCCAGTCCTCCAGTCTGAGAGAGCTGGACCTGAGTAACAACGACCTGCAGGACTCAGGAGTGAAGCTGCTGTCTGCTGGACTGGAGAGTCCTCTCTGTGAACTGGAGACTCTCAG GCTGAGTGTCTGCAAGCTGTCAGAGAGAAGCTGTGcagctctgtcctcagtccTCAGCTCCCAGTCCTCCAGTCTGAGAGAGCTGGACCTGAGTAACAACGACCTGCAGGACTCAGGAGTGAAGCTGCTGTCTGCTGGACTGGAGAGTCCTCTCTGTGAACTGGAGACTCTCAG TCTGTCAGGCTGTCTGGTCTCAGAGGAAGGCTGTGTTTCTCTGGCTTCAGCTCTGAGCTCCAGCCCCTCCCACCTGAGAGAGCTGGACCTGAGCTACAATCATCCAGGAGCCTCAGGAGAGAAGCTGCTGTCTGCTGGACTGGAGGATCCTCTCTGGAGACTGGAGACACTCAG GCTGGACcatggtggagagcagaggCTGAAACCAGGTCTGAGGAAGT ATTCCTGTGGACTCAGCCTGGACTCAGACACAGCAAACAGAAGACTCAAACTGTCTGAGGACAACAGCAAGGTGACACGGGTGAAGAGGGAGCAGCCACAGCCATATCCTGATCATCCAGAGAGGTTCGACACCTCGGAACAGCTGATGTGTAGAGAAGCTCTGACTGGTCGCTGCTACTGGGAGGTGGAGTGGAGCGGATGGGTTCGTATAACAGTGACTTACAGAggaatcagcaggagagggaagAGAAAGGACTGTTGGTTTGGATGGAATGATCAGTCCTGGACTCTGGACTGCTCTGGTGATGGTTACTTTGGCTGGCACAATGAGAGATCAACATAcatctcctccttctcctcctcctcccgcttgtcctcctccttcttctcctcccCCTCTGGTAGAGTAGCAGTGTATCTGGATCATGCTGCTGGCTCTCTCTCCTTCTACAGAGTCTCCTCTGGCTCACTGACCCACCTCCACACCTTCAGAACCACATTCACTGAACCTCTCTACGCTGGCTTTGCGCTCTATGATACCTCTTCAGCGTCTCTGTGTCCTCTGTAG